CGCCGGTGTGCGGCTTGATGCCCGTGAGCATCTCGTACAGCACGACGCCGCACGCGTACACATCGGCGCGGGTGTCCGCGGTGCCGTGCTCGATCTGCTCGGGGGCGAGATAGGAGACGGTGCCCAGGATGGACCCGGTGGTGTTCGTGACCGAGCCCACGGCCCGGACCAGGCCGAAGTCGGCGACCTTGACCCGGCCGTCGTCACCTATCAGCACGTTCTCCGGCTTCATGTCCCGGTGGACGAAGCCCGCCCGGTGCGCGGCCCCCAGAGCGGCGAGCACCGGCTCCAGGATGTCCAGCGCGGCCCGCGGCTGCAGGGCGCCCCGCTCGCGCAGCACATCGCGCAGCGTGCACCCCGCGACGTACTCCATCGCGAGGTAGACGTACTGCCCCTGGGCGCCCTGGTCGAAGACCGCGACCACATTGGGGTGCGCGAGCCGGGCCACCGACTTGGCCTCGCGGATGAAGCGCTCGACGAACGAGGCGTCGGTCGCGAGCGCCGGATGCATCACCTTGAGGGCGAGCACCCGGTCGAGCCGGGTGTCCATGGCCCGGTAGACCGTGGCCATGCCGCCCACGGCGATGCGGGCATCGACGCGGTAGCGGCCGTCGAGCAGCTGCCCGACGAGAGGGTCCTGGAGGGTCGTATCCACGCAGCCGAGTCTACGAGTCACCGCGGACACGGCCGACTGGCGGAGCGATCCCGGCTCCGTACTGCAGCCGAGCCGTGACAGGGACATGCGATTTTCTGCCACGGAACGGGCGGAGCGCAGGGATCGGGACGTACCGCGTCAGGGGCATGAGATCCCCCACACGGACCGTTCCGGGCCCCGGGCTCAGAACGCCGGGCGCTCCGGATCCAGCACCGCCCGCCCCGCCGTCGGTGACGACGCCTCGGCGAAGTGACGGCGAGGGATCCGCCCCGCGCGGTACGCCAGCCGCCCGCCCGCCACCGCATGGCGCATCGCGCCGGCCATCAGCTCGGGTTCCTGGGCCCGGGTCACGGCCGACGCCAGCATCACGGCCGCACATCCCAGCTCCATGGCGAGCGCCGCGTCCGATGCCGTGCCCGCGCCCGCGTCCAGGATCACGGGTACCCGCGCCTGCTCGACGATCAGCTGGAAGTTGTGCGGATTGCGGATGCCCAGACCCGAACCGATGGGGGAGCCGAGCGGCATGATCGCCGCACACCCCACGTCCTCCAGCTTGCGGGCCAGCACCGGGTCGTCGTTCGTGTACGGCAACACCGTGAAACCGTCGTCCACCAGCGTCTCCGCGGCGTCCAGCAGTTCGATGGGGTCCGGCAGCAGGGTGCGCTCGTCCGCCACCACCTCCAGCTTGACCCAGTCGGTGCCGAGGGCCTCGCGGGCGAGCCGGGCGGTGAGCACGGCCTCGCCCGCAGTGAAGCAGCCGGCCGTGTTCGGCAGCACGCGGATGGAGAGCCGCTCCAGCACGGAGAGCACGGAGCCCTGCACGGTCGGGTCGAGGCGGCGCATCGCCACGGTCGTCAGCTCGGTGCCGGAGGCGGTCAGGGAGCGTTCCAGTACGTCCAGGCTGGGCGCCCCGCCCGTCCCCATGATCAACCGGGAGCCGAGGACGGTGCCGCCGAGCGAGAAGGGATCGTCGGACATGGTCAGCCTCCCTGGACCGCGGTGAGGACCTCGACCCGGTCGCCGTCCGTGAGTGCGGCGGCGGGCCACTGGCCGCGCGGTACGACGGTCTCGTTCAGGGCGGCCGCGACGCCCGAGGCTGCACTGGTCAGCGAGGCGACCAGGACGTCCAGGGTGGTGCCCGGCGCGACGGCGAGGACCTCACCGTTCACGGAGACGGAGACGGCAGGGACGGAAAGGGGGACGGGCTCGGTCATGCGGGCTGCTCCTGGGGTACGGGGGCGGCGGCGGGCGAGAAGCGGCCGGGGGAGAAGGGGCGGGCCACCTCGGGCAGTTCGCCTTCTGCCAGCAGCTGCGCCATGGCGTCTCCGGTGACGGGGGTGAGCAGCACCCCGTTGCGGTGGTGGCCGGTGGCGAGGTGGAGGCCGCGCAGCGCGGTGCGGCCGAGCAGCGGGGCGTTGTCGGGGGAGGCGGGACGCAGACCGGCGCGCGTCTCGGTGAGCGGCAGCTCGGTGATGCCCGGCACCAGTTCGTGCGCGTCGCGCAGCAGCTCGTACACCCCGCCCGCCGTGACGGTGGTGTCCCAGCCCATCTCCTCGCTGGTGGCGCCGATGACCAGCTCGCCGTTCTCACGCGGTACGAGATAGACGTGGCTGCCCCGGACCACCGCCCGCACGGTGCGGGAGAGGAAGGGGGCGTACGCGGTGGGCACGGTCAGCCGCAGCACCTGGCCCTTCACCGGGCGGACCGGGGGCAGGACGTGCTCCGGCACCCCCGGGAGCCGGCCGCTGAGGCTGCCCGCGGCGAGCACGACCTGATCGGCCGTCGCCTCCGTACCGTCGGCCAGTATGGCTCCGGTGGCCCGGTCCCCCGTGACCGAGAGCCGCTCGGCCCTTTGGCGGTGGAGGACGACCCCGGCCCGTTCGCACGCCGTCAGCAGCGCGGCGGCCAGCCGTCGCGGGTCGACCTGGTGGTCGCCGTCGACCCGCAGCCCGCCGCGTACACCCGGTGCGAGCATCGGCTCCAGGCGACGGCACTCCCGGCCCGTGAGCCACTCCGACTCCAGGCCCGAGCGGCGTTGCAGGGCGTGGAGTTCCCGCAGATGGGCGCGGTCGTCGGCATCGAGTGCGACGGCCAGGGTGCCGCAGGCGCGAAAGCCGATGTCCTGGCCGCTCGCCGCCTCCAGCTCGGCCGCGAACGCCGGATAGCGTGCGGCGGAGGCGACGTTGAGACCGAGCAGCATCTCCTCGC
This genomic interval from Streptomyces sp. NBC_00464 contains the following:
- a CDS encoding thiazole synthase, translating into MSDDPFSLGGTVLGSRLIMGTGGAPSLDVLERSLTASGTELTTVAMRRLDPTVQGSVLSVLERLSIRVLPNTAGCFTAGEAVLTARLAREALGTDWVKLEVVADERTLLPDPIELLDAAETLVDDGFTVLPYTNDDPVLARKLEDVGCAAIMPLGSPIGSGLGIRNPHNFQLIVEQARVPVILDAGAGTASDAALAMELGCAAVMLASAVTRAQEPELMAGAMRHAVAGGRLAYRAGRIPRRHFAEASSPTAGRAVLDPERPAF
- the thiS gene encoding sulfur carrier protein ThiS codes for the protein MTEPVPLSVPAVSVSVNGEVLAVAPGTTLDVLVASLTSAASGVAAALNETVVPRGQWPAAALTDGDRVEVLTAVQGG
- the thiO gene encoding glycine oxidase ThiO; protein product: MRTHRTNGSDVLVIGGGIIGLVIAWRAAQRGLATAVVDPEPGGGAAQVAAGMLAAVTELHYGEEMLLGLNVASAARYPAFAAELEAASGQDIGFRACGTLAVALDADDRAHLRELHALQRRSGLESEWLTGRECRRLEPMLAPGVRGGLRVDGDHQVDPRRLAAALLTACERAGVVLHRQRAERLSVTGDRATGAILADGTEATADQVVLAAGSLSGRLPGVPEHVLPPVRPVKGQVLRLTVPTAYAPFLSRTVRAVVRGSHVYLVPRENGELVIGATSEEMGWDTTVTAGGVYELLRDAHELVPGITELPLTETRAGLRPASPDNAPLLGRTALRGLHLATGHHRNGVLLTPVTGDAMAQLLAEGELPEVARPFSPGRFSPAAAPVPQEQPA